Genomic segment of Streptomyces alboniger:
CTGGGACATCAAGCAGGCCGAGATCTGGGCCGACGTCCTGCGCCGCCACACCTCACCGGCGGGACACCGCCACGCCGTCTTCCCCGCCGCCGTCGAGGCCTGGGCGGAGTTCGGCGGACTGCACCTGACCCCGCAGGGCCCCGGCCGCCAGATAGCGCCCGCCACCGTGCACTTCGATCCCATGTACGGCCTGCACCTGGCCCGCACCCTCGGCGACCTCGGCCGGGCCCTCGACTCCGCGGTGTGCCCCATCGGCGAGGAGACGGAGACCCAGGCGCTGCTCGCCATCGACACCGAGGGCCGCGTCTACAGCCTCGACCACAGCGGCGACTGGTTCCTCGGCGCCCATATCGACCAGGCCCTGGCCACCCTCGTCACCGGCGCCCAGCCCACC
This window contains:
- a CDS encoding SUKH-3 domain-containing protein; this encodes MHADHSATTAAPAGGSTRFPVPVDAALRAAGWRQGRWDIKQAEIWADVLRRHTSPAGHRHAVFPAAVEAWAEFGGLHLTPQGPGRQIAPATVHFDPMYGLHLARTLGDLGRALDSAVCPIGEETETQALLAIDTEGRVYSLDHSGDWFLGAHIDQALATLVTGAQPTRLTAS